ATGGGCGGAGTACAAATGGAGAGAGGCTTCCTCCAGGAATCTACTTCATACGGCTCTCTTCTAGTTCCAATGCGGCCGTCAGGAAACTGATCCTCCCACAATAAAAAGGTTTTGACGTGCATGTGCAGGGTCATCCTCATAGGTGAGCCAAACGGCGCAAAAACTGCGGCCCCACCTTGCGCGAACAAGTACAAAGTACGAAGAACAAAGTACAAGGCATCGCCTATCAGCGACTCAGTACTTTGCACGTCGCATCTTTTTTGTACTTTGCAATTTATACTTTGTACTTATCTTTGTTTAGGTAGTATTGCTCTTGACATTGACTTAGGGAACTTTTAGAATCGAGAATTGAGATCTCAACATGGAGAGGCCATGAGACACAAAGGTATTATCTTATTCGTCTTTGTCCTGCTCTTGTTGCCGGTAGCCGGATTTCCCCAGATCATTCCTCCCAGAATTGAATGGAGCTGGACCAGCAGCAATGAGCTTCCGAGTTACGATCAGGTTGACGTTACGCCGCTCGTCGTAAGCCTGACCGATGACAATCTTGACGGCCGTTTTGACCACGAAGACTATCCAGACATAGTCTTTTCATCGTATGGGGGATGGTTCGGTGCCGTTTTGAGGGCCGTTGACGGAAGAGACGGTTCAGCCATATTCGATGTGACTGAATTTAGCAATAGACTGAAGAGTGGTTCAAACCTGGCTGCCGGAGACATAGACGCCGATGGAAGGGTGGAGATAATCGGCCATAAACGTTCGACAAGCAGGTTAATAGCATTTGAGAACGATGGTTCCCACAAATGGGACAGTGATAATTTCTCCGTGAGCTGCGAGTGGGGAGGGCCCGCAATTGCAGACATGGACCAGGACGGAATTCCAGAAATCATCATGGGAAGAACTGTTTTCAATCCGGACGGCTCGCTCAGCTGGGAGGGAGACTACGGAGGCGCTAAGAACGGACGATGGGGTCCGCTCTCCTGCGTGGCAGACGTGGACATGTCTGGTGGTCTGGAACTGATAGCGGGCAACTCTGTTTACCACTCTGATGGGTCTGTCTATTGGCAGAAAGCGTCTTCATCCGGTCCCAGATTTGTGGGCCCCGGGACCGAGGACGGGTTTCCGGCAGTGGCTGACTTTGATACCGACCTCTATCCGGAAATTGTGTTGGTGACTAGAGGTAGCCTCTACATATTTGAGCACGATGGCGCGTTGAAGGTGGGGCCAGT
This genomic interval from candidate division TA06 bacterium contains the following:
- a CDS encoding VCBS repeat-containing protein, which encodes MRHKGIILFVFVLLLLPVAGFPQIIPPRIEWSWTSSNELPSYDQVDVTPLVVSLTDDNLDGRFDHEDYPDIVFSSYGGWFGAVLRAVDGRDGSAIFDVTEFSNRLKSGSNLAAGDIDADGRVEIIGHKRSTSRLIAFENDGSHKWDSDNFSVSCEWGGPAIADMDQDGIPEIIMGRTVFNPDGSLSWEGDYGGAKNGRWGPLSCVADVDMSGGLELIAGNSVYHSDGSVYWQKASSSGPRFVGPGTEDGFPAVADFDTDLYPEIVLVTRGSLYIFEHDGALKVGPVPIPGADPSDPTYPGGPPTVYDFDSDGWPEIGVAIREQDVVFEGDGCILGSYPIKE